The proteins below come from a single Caulobacter segnis ATCC 21756 genomic window:
- a CDS encoding iron-containing redox enzyme family protein, with protein MFGGERLSRLGHFSPQFPDAEALHKGLAHWNHERLSPRAPFDDWREDLDRERLMKRLEGEFVEAFRAHVSSLVAEVPTDAEGFVAWFEALKDDGPGQWDPLFDWLEGEASLEDLKWFLTQEAAGEAGFDDLVAMTQVKIPDRAKLELARNYWDEMGRGSARGMHGPMLTRTTATLGLTPTIDTTLWQSLCLANTMTAFATTRRYVWHSIGALGVVELTAPTRVSCVDAGLKRVGVSPETRKYFALHAQIDIEHSKAWNAEALIPLVAEDPSRARFIAEGAVMRLLCGEQCFDTYRAHLWAHTHPLVYAAE; from the coding sequence ATGTTTGGTGGCGAACGTCTTTCGCGCCTCGGCCATTTCAGCCCTCAATTCCCGGACGCCGAGGCCCTGCACAAGGGCTTGGCGCACTGGAACCATGAGCGCCTGTCGCCGCGCGCGCCCTTCGACGACTGGCGCGAGGACCTTGATCGTGAGCGCCTCATGAAGCGTCTCGAGGGCGAGTTCGTGGAAGCCTTCCGCGCTCACGTCTCGTCCCTGGTCGCCGAAGTCCCCACCGATGCTGAAGGCTTCGTGGCCTGGTTCGAGGCGCTGAAGGATGACGGTCCCGGCCAGTGGGATCCGCTGTTCGACTGGCTCGAGGGCGAGGCCAGCCTCGAGGACCTGAAGTGGTTCCTGACCCAGGAAGCCGCCGGCGAGGCGGGCTTCGACGACCTGGTCGCCATGACCCAGGTGAAGATCCCCGATCGCGCCAAGCTGGAGCTGGCCCGCAACTATTGGGACGAGATGGGCCGCGGCTCCGCGCGCGGCATGCACGGCCCGATGCTGACCCGGACCACCGCCACGCTGGGCCTGACCCCGACGATCGACACCACGCTGTGGCAGTCGCTGTGCCTGGCCAACACCATGACCGCCTTCGCCACCACGCGCCGTTACGTGTGGCACTCGATCGGCGCGCTGGGCGTCGTGGAGCTGACCGCCCCGACCCGCGTGTCGTGCGTCGACGCCGGCCTCAAGCGCGTCGGCGTCTCGCCGGAGACGCGGAAGTACTTCGCACTCCATGCCCAGATCGACATCGAGCACTCCAAGGCCTGGAACGCCGAGGCGTTGATCCCGCTGGTCGCCGAGGATCCCTCGCGGGCCCGCTTCATCGCCGAGGGGGCGGTCATGCGCCTGCTCTGCGGCGAGCAGTGCTTCGACACCTACCGCGCGCACCTGTGGGCCCACACCCACCCGCTGGTCTACGCGGCCGAATGA
- a CDS encoding Crp/Fnr family transcriptional regulator — translation MPSLQKIAPLVRKMARRDTLSALEREVLSGLLGPERAVAAGTVLIAPGDRPSFSTFLVSGFCARFSVTAAGGRQLTEINVAGDFIDLHSLLMRQMDHGVVALADCVVAFAPHADLRRLTEQHPHLGRLLWLETVIDGAIHRQWLVTMGQQSAASRLAHLVCELYRRLEAAGLASDGQLKIPMTQTDLGDVLGLTPIHVNRVLMELRREGLIEWKGTQVTIPDWDRLATFAEFDPNYLRLQSDAV, via the coding sequence ATGCCGTCGTTGCAAAAGATCGCTCCGCTGGTGCGCAAGATGGCGCGCCGTGACACGCTCTCGGCCCTCGAACGCGAGGTTCTGAGCGGCCTCCTTGGCCCGGAACGGGCCGTCGCGGCGGGAACGGTGCTGATCGCGCCTGGCGATCGACCCAGCTTCAGCACCTTTCTGGTCAGCGGGTTCTGCGCGCGGTTCAGCGTGACGGCGGCCGGCGGTCGGCAACTCACCGAGATCAACGTCGCGGGGGACTTCATCGATCTGCACAGCTTGCTGATGCGGCAGATGGACCATGGGGTGGTGGCGCTGGCGGATTGTGTCGTGGCGTTCGCGCCGCACGCGGACCTGCGGCGGCTGACCGAGCAGCATCCCCACCTGGGCCGGCTTCTATGGCTGGAGACGGTGATCGACGGGGCCATCCACCGGCAATGGCTGGTCACCATGGGCCAGCAGAGCGCGGCCAGCCGGCTGGCGCACCTGGTCTGCGAACTGTACCGGCGGCTCGAAGCAGCCGGCCTCGCCAGCGATGGCCAGCTGAAGATCCCGATGACCCAGACCGATCTCGGCGACGTGCTGGGTCTCACGCCGATCCACGTGAACCGGGTGCTGATGGAGCTGCGTCGCGAAGGTCTGATCGAATGGAAGGGGACGCAGGTGACCATTCCCGATTGGGATCGCCTGGCGACGTTCGCCGAGTTCGACCCGAACTATCTGCGGCTGCAGAGCGACGCGGTCTGA
- a CDS encoding Crp/Fnr family transcriptional regulator, with translation MNRLLIASLDRFGPLRDSVRDDLMACSQEAERFEPGQVIAPAGARSQLRLLARGLAVKQEMLPSGGRQIFGIATPGDIVDLGGLYVGLDYEVRALGVCEVRKTTTHELRTMARAHPNLLAALCRAALTEAQQQRGWMVGLGRRTALGRAANLFCEIYWRQTALRLAGDGKCDFPAVQADIADALGLSVVHVHRVLRALRDEGLATLRHGVLKIEDWDRLANLGGFDAERLRPQQESAQAAAP, from the coding sequence GTGAACCGCCTGTTGATCGCTAGCCTCGACCGCTTCGGTCCCCTGCGCGACAGCGTGCGGGACGACCTGATGGCCTGCTCGCAGGAGGCCGAGCGCTTCGAGCCCGGCCAGGTCATCGCTCCTGCCGGGGCCCGATCCCAGCTCCGGCTGCTGGCGCGGGGCCTGGCGGTCAAGCAGGAGATGCTGCCCAGCGGCGGCCGTCAGATCTTCGGGATCGCCACGCCCGGCGACATTGTCGATCTGGGCGGCCTCTATGTCGGCTTGGACTACGAGGTTCGCGCTCTGGGCGTCTGCGAGGTCCGCAAGACCACGACGCACGAGTTACGGACCATGGCGCGCGCTCATCCGAACCTGTTGGCCGCCCTGTGTCGCGCCGCGCTCACCGAGGCTCAGCAGCAGCGCGGCTGGATGGTCGGCCTTGGTCGTCGCACCGCCCTGGGCCGGGCCGCCAATCTATTCTGCGAGATCTATTGGCGGCAGACCGCCTTGCGCCTCGCGGGCGACGGCAAATGCGACTTCCCCGCCGTCCAGGCTGATATCGCCGACGCCCTGGGGCTCTCGGTCGTCCACGTGCATCGCGTGCTCCGGGCGCTGCGCGACGAAGGTCTGGCGACCTTGCGCCATGGCGTTTTGAAGATCGAGGACTGGGACCGGCTGGCCAATCTTGGCGGCTTCGACGCGGAACGCCTGCGGCCCCAGCAGGAAAGCGCTCAGGCCGCCGCGCCTTAG
- a CDS encoding NAD(P)/FAD-dependent oxidoreductase, producing MRPMHGEFPASPALGAPMRIAVIGAGVSGLSNAWLLSQRHDVTLFEAADRLGGHAHTVDVATPKGPVAVDMGFIVYNEFNYPNLTALFRHLGTPTKHADMSLAISLDDGDLEYGSKSLASLFAQPSALLRPRFWSMLRDLNRFYRTAPGHLATLDPVVSLSQYLRENGYGAALSQDHLLPMAAAIWSATIEGAGEHPAAAFIRFFENHDLLRFVGRRTWRTVDGGSRAYVDGLAAAFNGRVRLSARIKAVTRLDDGVKIIEADGRETIFDQVVFATHAPTALSLLADADARERSVLGAFRYTTNEVVLHQDRRLMPRRRLAWASWNHLGRRDDPASGCVSYWMNHLQSLKGAPPLFVTLNPHIAPREDLVHEVRSFEHPHFDAGALTAQSDLWSLQGARRTWFCGAYFGAGFHEDGLQAGLAVAEQLGGVRRPWSVADENGRIPLRAPQVASPLEQAA from the coding sequence ATGAGGCCCATGCACGGAGAATTTCCGGCAAGCCCCGCTCTAGGCGCCCCGATGCGGATCGCCGTGATCGGCGCCGGGGTCTCGGGCCTCTCCAACGCCTGGCTGCTGAGCCAGCGCCACGACGTCACGCTGTTCGAGGCCGCCGACCGGCTGGGTGGCCACGCGCACACGGTCGACGTCGCCACGCCGAAAGGCCCCGTCGCCGTCGACATGGGCTTCATCGTCTACAACGAATTCAACTACCCGAACCTCACGGCCTTGTTCCGACACCTGGGGACGCCGACCAAGCACGCCGACATGTCGCTGGCCATCTCGCTGGACGACGGCGACCTGGAGTATGGCAGCAAAAGCCTGGCGTCGCTGTTCGCCCAGCCCAGCGCGCTGCTCCGGCCCCGCTTCTGGTCGATGCTGCGCGACCTCAACCGCTTCTACCGCACCGCGCCGGGTCACTTGGCGACCCTCGATCCGGTGGTGTCGCTGAGCCAGTATCTGCGCGAGAACGGCTATGGCGCGGCGCTGAGCCAGGACCACCTGCTGCCGATGGCGGCGGCCATCTGGTCGGCCACCATCGAGGGAGCCGGCGAACACCCCGCCGCGGCCTTCATCCGCTTCTTCGAGAACCATGACCTTTTGCGGTTCGTCGGCCGCCGCACCTGGCGGACAGTCGACGGCGGCAGCCGCGCCTATGTCGACGGCTTGGCCGCGGCGTTCAACGGACGCGTCCGCCTGTCGGCCCGCATCAAGGCCGTGACGCGCCTCGACGACGGCGTGAAGATCATCGAGGCCGATGGCCGCGAGACGATCTTCGACCAGGTCGTGTTCGCCACCCACGCCCCCACCGCCCTCTCCCTTCTGGCTGACGCCGACGCGCGCGAGCGGTCGGTGCTGGGCGCGTTCCGCTACACGACCAATGAGGTCGTGCTGCACCAGGATCGCCGCCTGATGCCGCGCCGCCGTCTGGCCTGGGCCAGCTGGAACCACCTGGGCCGGCGCGATGATCCGGCCAGCGGCTGCGTCAGCTATTGGATGAACCATCTGCAGAGCCTGAAGGGCGCTCCGCCCCTGTTTGTCACCCTCAACCCGCACATCGCCCCGCGCGAGGACCTGGTCCACGAGGTGCGCAGCTTCGAACACCCTCACTTCGACGCCGGCGCCTTGACCGCGCAAAGCGATCTGTGGAGCCTGCAAGGCGCACGCCGGACCTGGTTCTGCGGCGCCTATTTCGGCGCGGGGTTCCACGAGGACGGCCTGCAAGCCGGCCTCGCCGTGGCCGAGCAATTGGGCGGCGTGCGTCGTCCCTGGAGCGTGGCCGACGAGAACGGCCGCATTCCCCTGCGAGCGCCTCAGGTCGCCTCGCCGCTTGAACAGGCCGCGTGA
- a CDS encoding DUF1365 domain-containing protein has product MGASAIYEGVVTHRRFSPASHRLRYRIFMLLLDLDELPALASRLKLLRFGAFGLMSFRAADHGDRSGGDLKAYARERLGEAGIVADGPIRLLCMPRILGYGFNPLSLYFCHRADGELAAILYEVRNTFGQSHSYLAAAPEPSFGPGVAPVRQSAPKRFFVSPFMDMDLTYDFEILPPGEAVGVNVSARRGDEAILTARFGGQHRALTDANLLKAWLKHPLLSFKVILGIHWEAVRIVARGVWLRPRPPLPPEPVTLGASVRS; this is encoded by the coding sequence ATGGGCGCTTCGGCGATCTACGAGGGGGTGGTGACGCACCGGCGGTTCTCGCCCGCTTCCCATCGCCTGCGCTATCGCATCTTCATGCTGCTGCTCGACCTGGACGAGCTGCCGGCCTTGGCGTCGAGACTGAAGCTGCTGAGGTTTGGCGCCTTCGGCCTGATGTCGTTCCGCGCCGCCGATCACGGCGACCGTTCGGGCGGAGATCTCAAGGCCTATGCCCGCGAGCGCCTGGGCGAAGCTGGCATCGTCGCCGACGGGCCCATCCGCCTGCTCTGCATGCCGCGCATCCTGGGCTACGGCTTTAATCCGCTGAGCCTCTATTTCTGCCACCGCGCCGACGGCGAGCTGGCGGCGATCCTTTACGAGGTCCGCAACACCTTCGGCCAGAGCCACAGCTATCTGGCCGCCGCGCCCGAACCCAGCTTTGGGCCCGGCGTCGCGCCGGTGCGGCAGAGCGCGCCCAAGCGGTTCTTCGTCTCGCCGTTCATGGACATGGATCTCACCTACGACTTCGAGATCCTGCCGCCGGGCGAGGCCGTCGGGGTCAATGTCTCGGCGCGGCGCGGCGACGAGGCCATCCTGACCGCGCGGTTCGGCGGCCAGCACAGGGCGCTCACCGACGCCAACCTGCTGAAGGCCTGGCTGAAGCATCCCCTGCTCAGCTTCAAGGTCATCCTGGGGATCCACTGGGAAGCCGTCCGGATCGTGGCGCGTGGCGTCTGGCTGCGTCCCCGCCCGCCCCTTCCGCCCGAGCCGGTCACCCTGGGCGCCAGCGTTCGGAGCTAG
- a CDS encoding sigma-70 family RNA polymerase sigma factor, whose amino-acid sequence MDMHATQAAHPSSRNRAVTTTSRDFDDCVLRIAADRDRQAFATLFDHYAPRVKALLMRSGSPPAAAEELAQETLLSVWRKAHLFNPERASSAAWIFTIARNLRIDSLRRGDASVYAADLALAADEPEQPDAILSGAQDAELVRAAMRTLNPDQARAIEMAFFHEQTHTQISQALGVPLGTVKARIRFGMMKLRAFIERDGGGAA is encoded by the coding sequence ATGGACATGCATGCGACTCAGGCCGCCCATCCCAGCTCTCGAAACCGCGCCGTGACGACAACGTCGCGCGACTTCGACGACTGCGTACTGCGGATCGCGGCCGATCGTGACCGTCAGGCCTTCGCGACGCTGTTCGATCACTACGCGCCGCGCGTGAAGGCGCTCCTGATGCGCAGCGGTTCTCCTCCCGCCGCCGCCGAGGAGCTGGCGCAGGAAACCCTGCTGAGCGTCTGGCGCAAGGCGCACCTCTTCAACCCCGAGCGCGCCTCCTCCGCAGCGTGGATCTTCACGATCGCGCGGAACCTGCGCATCGACAGCCTCAGGCGCGGCGACGCCAGCGTCTATGCCGCCGATCTGGCGCTGGCGGCCGATGAGCCCGAACAGCCCGACGCAATCCTCAGCGGCGCCCAAGACGCCGAACTCGTCAGGGCCGCGATGCGGACCCTGAACCCCGACCAAGCCCGAGCTATCGAGATGGCCTTCTTCCACGAGCAAACCCACACCCAGATCTCCCAGGCCCTGGGCGTGCCCCTCGGCACGGTCAAGGCGCGGATCCGCTTTGGCATGATGAAGCTCCGCGCTTTCATCGAACGCGACGGCGGAGGCGCGGCATGA
- the chrR gene encoding cadmium/peroxide/UV radiation responsive anti-sigma factor ChrR yields MSLRRQPSEERLLAYAAGTLSAPEAVVVATHLALKPQTRPWADLGRAVGGVLLDDAEPVALDAGAREAALARLDVPVAFEEPVPAKSADPSLPEPLRGLPLGPWRWAGPGVHVRNVIGPRDGDCRVILLRIAPGQCAPRHTHGGVELTCVISGAYATEDGVFAQGDFEEADPKVTHQPRVVSEEACLCVAALDGQIVLPGRLGRLLAPFVKL; encoded by the coding sequence ATGAGCCTGCGTCGCCAACCCAGCGAGGAGCGGCTGCTGGCCTATGCGGCCGGCACGCTCAGCGCGCCCGAGGCCGTGGTCGTCGCCACGCATCTGGCGCTGAAACCGCAGACCCGCCCGTGGGCCGATCTCGGCCGCGCCGTCGGCGGCGTGCTGCTGGACGACGCCGAGCCGGTCGCCCTGGACGCCGGCGCGCGCGAGGCCGCCCTGGCGCGCCTCGACGTCCCGGTCGCGTTCGAGGAGCCCGTCCCGGCGAAATCCGCCGACCCGTCCCTGCCAGAACCGCTTCGCGGCCTGCCGCTGGGGCCCTGGCGCTGGGCCGGCCCCGGCGTGCATGTGCGGAATGTGATCGGACCGCGCGACGGCGACTGCCGCGTGATCCTGCTGCGCATCGCCCCGGGACAGTGCGCGCCGCGCCACACCCATGGCGGGGTGGAGCTGACCTGCGTGATCAGCGGCGCCTACGCCACCGAAGACGGCGTCTTCGCCCAGGGCGACTTCGAGGAGGCCGATCCGAAGGTGACGCACCAGCCGCGCGTCGTCTCCGAGGAAGCCTGCCTCTGCGTGGCCGCGCTAGATGGCCAGATCGTGCTGCCCGGCCGCCTGGGCCGCCTGCTGGCGCCGTTCGTTAAACTCTGA
- a CDS encoding DeoR/GlpR family DNA-binding transcription regulator, giving the protein MAIEQRHEAILALARKSGRVTVEALSDQLQVSRQTIRKDLNDLCDQGLLNRVHGGAVIAAGGVDNLEYEARRVLAREAKEAIGAAAAALIPEKASLFINIGTTTEEVAKALQGRTGLLVITNNLNVVDILASSPGVEVIVVGGRVRSADRASVGAFAVDFIRNFKVDFAIIGASAMDEDGSLLDFDINEVQVSQTIIQSSRRVILVADSQKLGRPAPVRIGHIGDVHVFVTDRLDSPELAAKCEAEGVRVIETSPA; this is encoded by the coding sequence ATGGCTATCGAGCAGCGTCACGAGGCGATCCTCGCGCTCGCCCGCAAGAGCGGGCGGGTGACGGTCGAGGCCTTGTCCGATCAGCTTCAGGTCTCGCGGCAGACGATCCGCAAGGACCTCAACGACCTGTGCGATCAAGGCTTGCTCAACCGCGTGCACGGCGGCGCCGTCATCGCGGCGGGCGGGGTCGACAACCTGGAATACGAGGCGCGGCGTGTCCTGGCCCGCGAGGCCAAGGAGGCCATCGGCGCGGCGGCGGCGGCCTTGATCCCCGAAAAGGCCTCGTTGTTCATCAATATCGGCACCACCACCGAAGAGGTGGCCAAGGCCCTGCAGGGGCGCACCGGACTTCTGGTGATCACCAACAACCTCAACGTCGTCGACATCCTGGCGTCATCGCCCGGAGTCGAGGTCATCGTGGTCGGGGGGCGGGTGCGCAGCGCCGATCGCGCCTCGGTGGGCGCTTTCGCGGTCGACTTCATCCGCAACTTCAAGGTCGACTTCGCCATCATCGGCGCTTCGGCCATGGACGAGGATGGCTCGCTGCTGGACTTCGACATCAACGAGGTCCAGGTCTCGCAGACCATCATCCAGAGCTCGCGCCGGGTGATCCTGGTCGCCGACAGCCAGAAGCTGGGCCGGCCCGCGCCGGTGCGCATCGGCCATATCGGCGACGTCCACGTCTTCGTCACCGACCGGCTGGACAGCCCGGAGCTGGCGGCCAAGTGCGAGGCCGAAGGCGTCCGCGTGATCGAGACCTCGCCCGCATAG
- a CDS encoding glycerol-3-phosphate dehydrogenase: MEFDLLVVGGGVNGAGIARDAAGRGLSVLLVEQNDLASATSSASTKLVHGGLRYLEYYEFKLVREALEERETLLAMAPHIIWPLRFVLPHAHATRPAWLVRLGLFLYDHLGGRKRLPGSRGLSLKGAPEGAALKPEYGKAFAYSDCWVDDARLVTLNAMDARERGAVVETRTKLVSARREGSSWAARLKPVDGPARQVRARVIVNAAGPWVSEVLTDALDVTTGSGTRLIKGSHIIVPRLFEGEHAYMLQNPDRRIVFAIPYEDRFTLVGTTDVAWYAPPGPAKISAEEVDYLCESINRYFARSLTPSDVVWSYAGVRPLFDDHADSASAVTRDYVLEVDAPEGAAPVLSVFGGKITTYRHLADQAMNRLSAFFPQAGRSWTRGAVLPGGDLPDLDREALARALRAEFPFLPAEMAKRFARSYGTRARRILADAKTLADLGEAFGAGLHAAEVDYLIAEEWARTAEDILYRRSKLGLHLSPDGAARLDGYVRARLSPPDCLANSENWLDQRRTTV, from the coding sequence ATGGAGTTCGACCTGCTGGTGGTCGGCGGCGGCGTCAACGGCGCGGGCATAGCCCGCGACGCGGCGGGACGCGGGCTGTCTGTGCTGCTGGTCGAGCAGAACGATCTGGCCAGCGCAACCTCGTCGGCCAGCACCAAGCTGGTTCACGGCGGGCTGCGCTACCTCGAGTACTATGAGTTCAAGCTGGTGCGCGAAGCGCTCGAGGAGCGCGAGACGCTGCTGGCGATGGCCCCGCACATCATCTGGCCGCTGCGCTTCGTGCTGCCGCACGCCCACGCCACCCGGCCCGCCTGGCTGGTCCGACTGGGCCTGTTCCTCTACGACCACCTGGGCGGCCGCAAGCGGCTGCCGGGCTCGCGCGGCCTGAGCCTGAAAGGCGCGCCCGAGGGCGCGGCGCTGAAGCCGGAATACGGCAAGGCCTTCGCCTATTCGGACTGCTGGGTCGACGACGCCCGCCTTGTGACCCTCAACGCCATGGACGCCCGCGAACGCGGCGCGGTGGTCGAGACGCGCACCAAGCTGGTCTCCGCCAGGCGGGAGGGTTCGTCCTGGGCAGCCCGGCTGAAGCCTGTCGATGGGCCCGCGCGCCAAGTCCGCGCCCGCGTCATCGTCAACGCCGCTGGCCCCTGGGTTTCGGAAGTCCTGACCGACGCGCTGGACGTGACCACCGGCAGCGGCACGCGCCTGATCAAGGGCAGCCACATCATCGTGCCGCGCCTGTTCGAGGGCGAGCACGCCTACATGCTGCAGAACCCCGACCGCCGGATCGTGTTCGCCATCCCCTACGAGGACCGCTTCACCCTGGTGGGCACCACCGACGTCGCCTGGTACGCGCCGCCAGGACCGGCCAAGATTTCGGCCGAAGAAGTCGACTATCTCTGCGAAAGCATCAATCGCTACTTCGCCCGCTCGCTCACGCCGAGCGACGTCGTCTGGAGCTATGCGGGCGTGCGCCCCCTGTTCGACGACCACGCCGACAGCGCCTCGGCGGTGACCCGTGACTATGTGCTGGAGGTCGACGCGCCCGAGGGCGCAGCGCCAGTGCTGTCGGTGTTTGGCGGCAAGATCACCACCTACCGCCACTTGGCCGACCAGGCGATGAACCGGCTGTCGGCCTTCTTCCCACAAGCCGGTCGCTCCTGGACCCGAGGCGCCGTCCTTCCGGGTGGCGACCTGCCCGACCTGGACCGCGAGGCCCTGGCGCGCGCCTTGCGCGCCGAGTTCCCGTTCCTGCCCGCAGAGATGGCCAAGCGCTTCGCCCGATCCTACGGCACGCGGGCCCGGCGGATCCTGGCGGACGCCAAGACCTTGGCCGACCTGGGCGAGGCGTTCGGCGCGGGGCTGCACGCCGCCGAGGTCGATTACCTGATCGCCGAAGAGTGGGCGCGCACCGCCGAGGACATCCTCTATCGCCGCAGCAAGCTGGGCCTGCACCTGTCCCCGGACGGCGCCGCGCGCCTGGATGGGTACGTGAGGGCGCGGCTGAGCCCACCCGATTGTTTGGCCAATTCAGAAAATTGGCTTGACCAGAGGCGAACAACGGTTTAG
- a CDS encoding TonB-dependent receptor, translating into MRKLILLAGAAAGVLVAPSLAAAQDKNETTGLAEIVVTATKRSANLQSVPVAVTAITGETIQNQRINEFGDLTRAAASLTLTQSTASPNNAIILRGIGTYAFSIGVEPSVAVIIDDVPVVQQAQAFDNLSDVERIEVLRGPQGTLFGKNASAGAINIVTRDPSVVFSGHASATVTTDRGYKADGSISGPISDATGYRLGVYYNHWDGNVRNLANGHRLNDNTSYGVRGKLRSELTDKLVLSLNGSYAKSKSDGTAATLRSIDLNYIPAGATTAVIPRYNGVSILPALAGIKPGADNRKTRVDNDGFTENKQASFSGKLTYDLGFASLISVTSYQDWKYNFSADVDGTDLAVNGTAPNVTSPIAPGVGVSNSGPYHSTSFTQEVRLTSKGEGPLSYVLGAFYADAKTTRDFQRGPALILAKWTGWQSTRSVAAFAGVDYKFPTNTTISGAVRVNNERIEDSFVNLLSTATVYVSPTNIGTCGAGSQLCAGSNEDTATTWKLSVNQELAPRISVYASAATGYKGYAYDISSGYTPLRTQNPVQPEKSKSYETGLKSRFLDNRLQLNVAAFYTDYDNFQAQSSQYINGALQQKLNNVGKLRTKGVEVEAQAMPVEWLRLDASAAYTDAKVVSFPNAACYPGQAQTGVGCAPSTNPVGLGNVQDRSNTQLPNSPKMKINLGGTVTRDLTSDLKGVFTVNYQYQSKVNFDLLGNPLAEQKAYGLVNASASIERGDVKATVFVNNLFNEHFVTGIGDGFGSYGVHYVTQVLSRDSDRYFGFKVDTKF; encoded by the coding sequence ATGCGGAAGTTGATCCTGCTTGCGGGCGCGGCGGCGGGCGTCCTGGTCGCGCCGAGCTTGGCGGCGGCGCAAGACAAGAACGAAACCACGGGCCTCGCCGAAATCGTCGTCACCGCGACGAAGCGGTCCGCCAACCTGCAAAGCGTCCCGGTGGCCGTCACGGCCATCACCGGCGAGACGATCCAGAACCAACGCATCAACGAGTTCGGCGACCTGACCCGCGCCGCCGCGTCTCTGACCCTGACGCAGAGCACCGCCTCGCCCAACAACGCCATCATCCTGCGCGGCATCGGCACCTACGCCTTCTCGATCGGGGTCGAGCCGTCGGTGGCCGTCATCATCGACGACGTGCCGGTGGTGCAGCAGGCCCAGGCCTTCGACAACCTGTCCGACGTCGAGCGCATCGAGGTGCTGCGCGGCCCGCAAGGCACGCTGTTCGGCAAGAACGCCAGCGCCGGCGCGATCAACATCGTCACCCGCGATCCGTCGGTGGTCTTCAGCGGCCACGCCTCGGCCACCGTCACCACCGACCGGGGCTACAAGGCCGACGGCTCGATCTCGGGGCCGATCTCGGACGCCACCGGCTATCGCCTGGGCGTCTACTACAACCACTGGGACGGCAACGTCCGCAACCTGGCCAACGGCCACCGCCTGAACGACAACACCTCGTACGGCGTGCGCGGCAAGCTGCGGTCCGAGCTCACCGACAAGCTGGTGCTGTCGCTGAATGGCTCGTACGCCAAGTCCAAGTCGGACGGCACGGCGGCGACGCTGCGCTCGATCGACCTCAACTACATTCCGGCCGGAGCCACCACCGCGGTGATCCCGCGCTACAACGGCGTTTCGATCCTGCCCGCCCTGGCCGGCATCAAGCCGGGCGCGGATAACCGCAAGACCCGGGTCGACAACGACGGCTTCACCGAGAACAAGCAGGCCAGCTTCAGCGGCAAGCTGACCTATGACCTCGGCTTCGCCAGCCTGATCTCGGTCACCTCGTACCAGGACTGGAAGTACAACTTCTCGGCCGATGTCGACGGCACCGACCTGGCGGTCAACGGGACCGCGCCCAACGTGACCAGCCCGATCGCGCCGGGCGTCGGCGTCAGCAACTCGGGCCCGTACCACTCGACGTCGTTCACCCAGGAAGTGCGCCTGACGTCGAAGGGCGAAGGCCCGCTGTCGTACGTGCTGGGCGCGTTCTACGCGGACGCCAAGACCACCCGCGACTTCCAGCGTGGCCCGGCCCTGATCCTGGCCAAGTGGACCGGCTGGCAGAGCACCCGCAGCGTCGCGGCCTTCGCGGGCGTGGACTATAAGTTCCCGACCAACACGACCATCAGCGGCGCGGTGCGCGTCAACAACGAGCGGATCGAGGACAGCTTCGTCAATCTGCTGTCGACCGCCACGGTCTACGTCTCGCCGACCAATATCGGCACCTGCGGCGCGGGCAGCCAGCTGTGCGCCGGCAGCAACGAGGACACGGCCACCACCTGGAAGCTGTCGGTGAACCAGGAACTGGCGCCGCGCATCTCGGTCTACGCCAGCGCGGCCACCGGCTATAAGGGCTACGCCTACGACATCTCGTCCGGCTACACGCCGCTGCGCACCCAGAACCCCGTGCAGCCCGAGAAGTCGAAGTCCTATGAAACCGGCCTGAAGAGCCGCTTCCTCGACAACCGGCTCCAGCTGAACGTCGCGGCCTTCTACACCGACTACGACAACTTCCAGGCCCAGTCGTCGCAGTACATCAACGGCGCGCTGCAGCAGAAGCTGAACAACGTCGGCAAGCTGCGCACCAAGGGCGTCGAGGTCGAGGCCCAGGCGATGCCGGTCGAATGGCTGCGCCTCGACGCCTCGGCCGCCTATACCGACGCCAAGGTCGTCTCGTTCCCGAACGCGGCCTGCTATCCCGGCCAGGCGCAAACGGGCGTGGGCTGCGCGCCCTCGACCAACCCGGTCGGCCTCGGCAACGTCCAGGACCGCTCGAACACCCAGCTGCCCAACAGCCCGAAGATGAAGATCAATCTGGGCGGCACGGTCACGCGCGACCTCACCAGCGACCTGAAGGGCGTCTTCACCGTCAACTACCAGTACCAGAGCAAGGTCAATTTCGACCTCTTGGGCAACCCGCTGGCCGAGCAAAAGGCCTATGGTCTGGTCAACGCCTCGGCCTCGATCGAGCGCGGCGACGTCAAGGCCACGGTGTTCGTCAACAACCTGTTCAACGAGCACTTCGTGACCGGCATCGGCGACGGTTTCGGCTCGTACGGCGTCCACTACGTGACCCAGGTGCTGTCGCGCGACAGCGACCGCTACTTCGGCTTCAAGGTCGACACCAAGTTCTAG